Proteins co-encoded in one Arachis hypogaea cultivar Tifrunner chromosome 13, arahy.Tifrunner.gnm2.J5K5, whole genome shotgun sequence genomic window:
- the LOC112738345 gene encoding serine/threonine-protein kinase RIPK, protein MTFMKGIWKSMLPGCYKGEYPSRKPKRVVSTKPICSQRISVSDLSFPSTTFSEDLSMSLAGTNLHVFTLAELKLITQHFSSSNFLGEGGFGPVHKGFIDDKLRHGLKPQPVAVKLLDLDGSQGHKEWLTEVVFLGQLRHPHLVKLIGYCCEEDHRLLVYEYLPRGSLENQLFRRFSASLPWSTRMKIAVGAAKGLTFLHEAEKQVIYRDFKASNILLDSDYNAKLSDFGLAKDGPEGDDTHVSTRVMGTQGYAAPEYVMTGHLTAMSDVYSFGVVLLELLTGRRSVDKSRVPREQNLVEWARPMLNDPRKLGRIMDPKLEGQYSEMGSRKAAALAYQCLSHRPRNRPTMSAVVRVLDPLQDFDDIPIGPFVYTVPNESNNNNSGVESSFSPSPSPNKEKKSGHHHHHRRPHPLAKSPKSPRPHSHLNSENERHHTNRRSSTSESDSPPSHN, encoded by the exons atgacatTCATGAAAGGAATATGGAAATCAATGTTGCCGGGTTGTTACAAAGGAGAGTACCCATCAAGAAAGCCGAAGAGAGTGGTTTCGACGAAGCCAATATGTTCGCAGAGGATATCAGTGAGTGACTTGAGCTTCCCAAGCACAACATTCTCGGAGGATCTGTCGATGTCGCTGGCGGGAACAAACCTGCATGTCTTCACGCTGGCTGAGCTCAAGCTCATCACTCAGCATTTCTCGTCCAGTAACTTCCTCGGTGAAGGCGGGTTCGGACCGGTTCACAAGGGCTTCATTGATGACAAGCTTAGGCATGGCCTTAAGCCTCAGCCTGTTGCTGTTAAGCTCTTGGACTTGGATGGCTCCCAAGGCCATAAAGAGTGGTTG ACTGAAGTAGTTTTCCTGGGTCAACTAAGGCATCCACACCTTGTGAAGCTGATTGGATATTGCTGTGAAGAAGATCATAGGCTTTTGGTATATGAATACTTACCAAGAGGCAGCTTAGAAAATCAACTATTTAGAA GATTCTCAGCATCATTGCCCTGGTCAACAAGAATGAAAATTGCTGTTGGAGCTGCAAAGGGTTTAACCTTTCTCCATGAGGCAGAGAAGCAAGTCATCTATAGAGATTTCAAAGCTTCAAACATATTGTTAGACTCT GATTACAATGCAAAACTATCTGATTTTGGGTTAGCAAAGGATGGTCCTGAAGGAGATGACACCCACGTTTCAACTCGTGTTATGGGAACCCAAGGCTATGCTGCCCCGGAATATGTCATGACAg GTCACTTGACAGCAATGAGTGACGTGTACAGCTTTGGGGTAGTATTGTTAGAGCTTCTAACAGGAAGAAGATCAGTGGACAAGAGTAGGGTACCAAGGGAACAAAACCTTGTGGAATGGGCAAGGCCAATGCTTAATGACCCAAGAAAACTTGGAAGGATAATGGACCCTAAACTTGAAGGGCAGTACTCTGAAATGGGATCAAGAAAGGCTGCAGCATTGGCCTACCAATGCCTTAGCCATAGGCCCAGGAACAGGCCCACTATGAGTGCTGTTGTTAGGGTTCTTGATCCCCTTCAGGACTTTGATGATATTCCAATTGGGCCCTTTGTGTATACCGTTCCTaatgaaagtaataataataatagtggtgttgaatcttctttttctccttctccttctcctaacAAGGAGAAGAAAAGtggacatcatcatcatcataggcGACCACATCCACTTGCTAAATCACCTAAGTCACCAAGGCCACATTCACATTTAAATTCAGAGAATGAGAGACACCACACGAATAGAAGATCATCAACAAGTGAATCAGATTCTCCACCTTCGCATAATTAG